A genomic window from Luteolibacter flavescens includes:
- a CDS encoding TVP38/TMEM64 family protein yields MRLVIWFIAISAVILLGWVLWGGSWEESFSLAGSVAWLERAGPWAWAAGIWLLAADLVLPVPGTVVMSALGYVYGLALGGLVAAAGSMTAGLCGYGVGRLVGERAARKLLGDRDFEKGRLLFARGGGWMIALSRSLPILPEAISCTAGLVRMPFGRFVASLACGSLPVGYLFAWIGAAGREAPGWALVFSLLVPAVLWLAARKVIQ; encoded by the coding sequence ATGCGACTGGTCATTTGGTTCATCGCGATTTCTGCAGTCATTCTTCTAGGCTGGGTGCTGTGGGGAGGATCGTGGGAAGAGAGCTTCTCTCTGGCCGGGTCGGTGGCGTGGCTGGAGAGGGCGGGGCCGTGGGCTTGGGCGGCGGGGATCTGGCTGCTGGCGGCGGATCTGGTGCTGCCGGTGCCGGGCACGGTGGTGATGTCGGCGCTGGGCTATGTGTATGGCCTCGCGCTGGGAGGGCTGGTCGCGGCGGCGGGGTCGATGACGGCGGGCCTCTGCGGCTATGGCGTCGGGCGTCTGGTGGGGGAGCGCGCGGCGCGGAAGCTTTTAGGCGATAGGGATTTCGAGAAAGGCAGGCTGCTTTTCGCCCGCGGGGGCGGCTGGATGATCGCGCTTTCGCGGTCGCTGCCGATCCTGCCGGAGGCGATCTCCTGCACGGCGGGCCTGGTGCGGATGCCCTTCGGTCGGTTCGTGGCGTCGCTGGCCTGCGGGAGCTTGCCGGTGGGGTATCTTTTCGCGTGGATCGGCGCGGCGGGGCGCGAGGCTCCGGGGTGGGCACTTGTTTTCAGCCTGCTGGTGCCGGCCGTGTTGTGGCTGGCGGCGAGGAAGGTGATTCAGTGA
- a CDS encoding DHA2 family efflux MFS transporter permease subunit: MGEVVDPGLEKTRRYLPWVVAVALFMQQLDGTIVNTAVPTMAASLGVESLSLKSVLTSYTIAIGVLIPLSGWLADRFGTKRVFGFAVAVFTLGSLACGLSQNLPMLVASRVLQGVGAAFMMPVGRIALLKTFPKSGILRAMNFVIIPALLGPLLGPLTGGVIVHWLPWRMIFLINIPIGLLGLWLVKQHMPDHRAIKADRLDTAGFLLFGSGVALLSWVLEIFGEHSMDTLPVACLAALSLVLIGAYLWRAKRTPQPLLPVDLFKVRTFRVSVVGGFVTRLGISGMPFLLPLLYQLGMGFTPWQAGLLVMPQAAAAIGMKLLTQRILGRFGHKQVLVVNTLLMGVLIAAFSQVGPGTPVWVILLFSMAQGCVSALQFTAMNTLAYADTSDEQASDASTIASTGQQLSISFGIAFASLVTGAFLGSIDRSDAVLLVPALHKAFLLLGAVSIASAATFLTLKKSDGGNVSGHGQAQPEGH; the protein is encoded by the coding sequence ATGGGCGAAGTCGTGGATCCCGGCCTTGAGAAAACCCGCCGCTACCTGCCGTGGGTGGTGGCGGTGGCGCTATTCATGCAGCAGCTCGACGGCACCATCGTGAATACCGCGGTGCCGACGATGGCGGCGTCGCTCGGCGTCGAGTCGCTGAGCCTGAAGTCCGTGCTCACCAGCTACACCATCGCCATCGGCGTGCTCATCCCGCTGAGCGGCTGGCTGGCCGACCGCTTTGGCACGAAGCGTGTCTTCGGCTTCGCGGTGGCGGTCTTCACGCTCGGCTCGCTGGCCTGCGGACTCTCACAAAACCTGCCCATGCTGGTCGCGTCGCGTGTCCTTCAAGGCGTGGGTGCCGCCTTCATGATGCCGGTCGGGAGAATCGCGCTGCTGAAGACCTTCCCGAAATCCGGCATCCTGCGGGCGATGAATTTCGTGATCATTCCCGCGCTGTTAGGCCCGCTGCTCGGCCCGCTCACCGGCGGGGTGATCGTCCACTGGCTGCCGTGGCGGATGATCTTCCTCATCAATATCCCCATCGGCCTGTTAGGACTCTGGCTGGTGAAGCAGCACATGCCCGACCATCGCGCGATCAAGGCCGATCGCCTTGATACCGCGGGCTTCCTCCTCTTCGGCAGTGGCGTTGCCCTGCTCTCGTGGGTGCTGGAGATCTTCGGCGAGCACTCGATGGACACGCTGCCGGTCGCCTGCCTCGCGGCGCTTTCACTGGTGCTGATCGGAGCCTATCTGTGGCGGGCGAAGCGGACGCCGCAGCCACTGCTCCCGGTGGATCTCTTCAAGGTCCGCACCTTCCGCGTCTCCGTCGTCGGGGGATTCGTCACGCGCCTCGGCATCAGCGGCATGCCCTTCCTGCTGCCGCTGCTCTATCAGCTCGGCATGGGCTTCACTCCGTGGCAGGCGGGCCTGCTGGTCATGCCGCAGGCGGCGGCGGCCATCGGCATGAAGCTCCTCACGCAGCGCATCCTCGGCCGCTTCGGCCACAAGCAGGTGCTGGTGGTGAATACGCTGCTCATGGGCGTCCTCATCGCCGCCTTCTCGCAGGTCGGCCCCGGCACGCCGGTCTGGGTCATCCTGCTCTTCAGCATGGCGCAGGGGTGCGTGTCCGCCCTGCAATTCACCGCGATGAACACGCTCGCCTATGCCGACACCAGCGATGAGCAGGCCAGCGACGCCAGCACCATCGCAAGCACGGGCCAGCAGCTTTCCATCAGCTTCGGCATCGCCTTCGCGTCGCTCGTCACCGGGGCCTTCCTCGGCAGCATCGACCGGTCGGACGCGGTGCTGCTCGTCCCCGCGCTGCACAAGGCCTTCCTGCTGCTAGGCGCGGTCAGCATCGCGAGCGCCGCCACCTTCCTCACGCTGAAAAAGTCCGACGGGGGGAATGTCAGCGGCCACGGTCAGGCCCAGCCGGAAGGTCACTGA
- a CDS encoding plasmid pRiA4b ORF-3 family protein has product MSQPRIVVKVFLYQITPQIWRRFSVPASFNFLQLNDAIQDAMGWENKHPHEFRHGKGKRLTDVIGPVGLADQVPKGGEFQDELKITLADFIGKKRLPMRLLYRYDFAEEWIHEVVLEKREDGEEAGPLMIDGARACPPEDFGGAFQYMEALHGQIGWYRGEYDPEAFDIKEVVFGGKKRNPKKRKLL; this is encoded by the coding sequence ATGTCCCAGCCGCGCATCGTCGTAAAAGTCTTCCTCTACCAGATCACCCCGCAGATCTGGCGGCGTTTTTCGGTGCCCGCGTCTTTCAATTTCCTCCAGCTCAATGACGCGATCCAGGATGCGATGGGCTGGGAAAACAAGCACCCGCACGAATTCCGCCACGGCAAGGGCAAGCGCCTGACCGACGTGATCGGTCCCGTCGGCCTGGCCGACCAGGTGCCGAAGGGCGGGGAATTCCAGGACGAGCTGAAGATCACGCTCGCCGACTTCATCGGCAAGAAGCGCCTGCCGATGCGCCTGCTCTACCGCTACGACTTCGCCGAGGAGTGGATCCACGAGGTGGTGCTGGAGAAGCGAGAGGACGGCGAGGAAGCCGGCCCGCTGATGATCGACGGTGCCCGTGCCTGCCCGCCGGAGGACTTCGGCGGTGCCTTCCAATACATGGAGGCGCTGCATGGACAGATCGGCTGGTATCGCGGCGAGTACGATCCCGAGGCCTTCGATATCAAGGAAGTCGTCTTCGGCGGCAAGAAGCGGAACCCGAAGAAGCGCAAGCTGCTCTGA